One Pogoniulus pusillus isolate bPogPus1 chromosome 32, bPogPus1.pri, whole genome shotgun sequence genomic window carries:
- the TMPPE gene encoding transmembrane protein with metallophosphoesterase domain has product MISFKQLPLEAKAAVAAGVVFFSMMLSRSYVAEKLDLRMRRWLLRLQMALFANALMLIGSLHVWRSTVTTFSRSSAASSFCFMPWKIAVFMFLALAHSSFFTLLFLVAEEPYFFSLAAYTCLGAYIILIFFLFTLGSVEQAYKFLAGRGAKAGAGSKNRTAMKPVLAVMLTLVLTVVGLLNASQPPTVNSVEIPVHKLPSTMNNLKVVLLSDIHLGPTVGKTKLAMIVRMVKALKPDITVIVGDLTDSEAEIIRPAVEPLGELNSPLGTYFVTGNHEYYTSDVSNWFELLKSFNIRPLHNENVKIVSPESAADWFCLAGVDDIEADVLRYSGHGMDLKKALRGCSSEHAIVLLAHQPVAAKWALQERPDINLILSGHTHGGQMFPLNAGAYFLNPFFVGLYKVGQNTFVYVSPGTMYFGIPMRLGSRAEITEIILRAP; this is encoded by the coding sequence ATGATCTCCTTCAAGCAATTGCCCCTTGAAGCAAAGGCcgcagtggctgcaggagtggttTTCTTCTCCATGATGCTCTCGCGGAGTTATGTGGCAGAAAAACTGGATCTCAGGATGCGGCGTTGGCTTCTGAGGCTGCAGATGGCACTGTTTGCTAATGCTCTCATGTTGATAGGATCCCTTCATGTTTGGAGAAGCACAGTCACCACGTTCTCCAGGtcttcagctgccagctccttctgtTTCATGCCGTGGAAAATAGCTGTGTTCATGTTTCTAGCTCTGGCTCATTCAAGCttctttacattgttatttCTCGTTGCAGAAGAGCCCTACTTCTTTTCCTTAGCTGCCTACACTTGCCTGGGGGCCTATATCATTCtcatcttctttctcttcacCCTAGGCTCTGTGGAGCAGGCTTACAAGTTCTTGGCTGGGCGAGGTGCAAAGGCAGGCGCTGGCAGCAAGAACAGAACAGCAATGAAACCAGTTTTAGCAGTCATGCTGACTCTTGTGCTGACTGTTGTCGGGCTGTTAAATGCTTCCCAGCCGCCCACTGTGAATTCAGTGGAGATTCCAGTTCACAAGCTGCCCTCAACGATGAATAATCTGAAAGTGGTGTTGCTTTCAGATATTCATCTGGGGCCTACAGTTGGGAAGACCAAGCTTGCCATGATTGTGAGAATGGTTAAGGCTCTAAAGCCAGATATCACTGTGATCGTTGGGGACCTGACTGACTCCGAGGCGGAGATCATCCGACCTGCTGTCGAGCCTCTTGGTGAGCTTAACTCCCCTTTGGGAACTTACTTTGTCACAGGAAACCACGAGTACTACACCTCAGATGTCAGCAACTGGTTTGAGCTGTTGAAATCCTTTAACATTCGGCCACTCCATAATGAGAACGTGAAGATTGTCTCACCAGAGAGCGCTGCTGACTGGTTCTGCCTAGCTGGTGTGGATGATATTGAAGCAGACGTGTTACGCTACTCGGGACATGGCATGGACTTAAAGAAAGCTCTCAGGGGCTGTAGCAGCGAGCATGCAATTGTGCTCTTAGCCCATCAGCCCGTGGCTGCAAAGTGGGCCCTTCAGGAGAGACCAGACATAAATTTGATTCTCTCTGGCCACACTCACGGAGGGCAGATGTTCCCCTTAAATGCTGGAGCTTACTTTCTGAACCCCTTCTTTGTTGGCTTGTACAAAGTCGGGCAGAACACCTTTGTCTATGTCAGCCCGGGGACAATGTACTTTGGAATACCCATGAGGcttggcagcagggctgagatAACAGAGATAATTCTACGTGCTCCTTGA